In Geitlerinema sp. PCC 9228, a single genomic region encodes these proteins:
- a CDS encoding class I SAM-dependent methyltransferase, translating into MIQDILMSITIEKTIQAIQDSEQNGLLCDRAKAIITGYSGDKIVGLLQRFTSFFSQNYGNSEVCYLEVGVFKGMTLLSTAVSCPNFPCYGIDNFAYFDKEGKNLSIVIERQNRLGVCNAHLIQEDYEDALLNLPARIDSKKVGVYFIDGPHDYRSELMCLEMGLPYLHENALIVVDDCNYRHIRQAVNDFLITHPEYKLIFEAYTKCHPNHMNSEEYKEAVEGWWNGVNVLVKDIHNEITPIFPPTERSRLLYENEHQIHPFCIADIAPEGLKLLYSLYQEDRNNQSLDRAKLNSFFKKIDELHAKYQEQGYLLKKQMNTFSKYLPKLTVNLPGDDKIQILPQKNRLQMAVDYFQTAKKLQRKKRFPESIFFYRKAIELHSQLSWFHNCLGETLAEIGDWQEAISSYYQAISLNPRNAYFYYNLAKALLHENQTQKAIDFYQKAIEIQPNLPKLWAELGNAWKTQQEIDKAISCWQKTIELKPDFLSAYVSLIEILIQQQKRQRAEYYLQQAFQLLPTSEPLQVLKSQLYG; encoded by the coding sequence TTGATTCAGGATATTTTGATGTCAATCACCATTGAAAAAACCATTCAAGCCATTCAAGATTCCGAACAGAACGGCTTGCTGTGCGATCGCGCAAAAGCAATTATTACTGGATACTCAGGAGATAAAATTGTAGGTTTGCTACAAAGATTTACATCTTTTTTCAGTCAAAATTACGGCAATTCCGAAGTTTGTTATTTAGAAGTAGGAGTTTTTAAGGGGATGACACTGCTATCAACAGCAGTTTCCTGTCCAAACTTTCCTTGTTATGGAATAGATAATTTTGCTTATTTTGATAAAGAAGGAAAGAATCTTTCTATTGTTATAGAACGCCAAAATCGATTAGGTGTTTGCAACGCTCATCTTATACAAGAAGACTATGAAGATGCTTTGCTGAACTTACCAGCAAGAATTGACTCCAAGAAAGTTGGCGTTTATTTCATTGATGGTCCCCATGATTATCGAAGTGAATTAATGTGTTTGGAAATGGGGCTTCCTTATTTGCACGAAAATGCACTAATTGTAGTTGACGATTGTAACTACAGACATATTAGACAAGCAGTCAACGATTTTTTAATAACACATCCAGAATATAAATTAATTTTTGAAGCTTATACAAAATGCCATCCCAATCATATGAATTCAGAAGAATACAAAGAGGCTGTAGAAGGCTGGTGGAATGGAGTCAATGTGTTAGTTAAAGATATACATAACGAAATAACTCCTATTTTTCCACCCACGGAGCGTAGCCGTTTATTGTATGAAAACGAGCATCAGATTCACCCTTTCTGTATAGCAGATATAGCTCCTGAAGGACTAAAATTATTATACTCTTTATACCAAGAAGATCGAAACAATCAATCTCTCGATCGAGCAAAATTAAATTCTTTCTTTAAAAAAATTGATGAACTCCATGCCAAATATCAAGAACAAGGCTATTTATTGAAAAAACAAATGAATACATTCAGTAAATATCTACCTAAATTAACGGTCAATCTTCCAGGTGATGATAAAATTCAAATTCTTCCTCAAAAAAATCGTTTGCAAATGGCTGTCGATTACTTTCAAACTGCTAAAAAATTGCAGCGTAAAAAGAGATTCCCAGAATCAATTTTCTTTTACAGAAAAGCTATCGAGCTACATTCACAGCTATCGTGGTTTCATAATTGTTTGGGAGAAACTTTAGCAGAAATAGGGGATTGGCAGGAAGCTATTTCTAGCTATTACCAAGCTATTTCACTTAATCCTAGAAATGCTTATTTTTACTACAACTTAGCAAAAGCCTTGTTGCACGAAAACCAAACCCAAAAGGCTATAGATTTTTACCAAAAGGCAATAGAAATTCAACCTAATCTACCCAAATTATGGGCTGAGTTAGGAAATGCTTGGAAGACACAACAAGAAATAGATAAAGCAATCTCGTGCTGGCAAAAAACTATTGAATTAAAGCCCGATTTTTTGTCAGCATACGTGAGTTTAATTGAAATTCTTATCCA